The following proteins come from a genomic window of Shewanella halifaxensis HAW-EB4:
- a CDS encoding ABC transporter permease, with product MNTLKLPTDRNIRYLLMILAAIMALMAFSLGGTFFSLTNLQSMSSQLPLLGIFALAMAVCMLTGGINLSIIATTNACSLVMASIITLAPDSSLMLMAALAAGLVTAVIVGLANGFLIAYIGVSPILATLGMMTFINGLNVLVSGGSVISGFPDALLLLGNGDILGVPMPLIFFALFAIGLWVILEHTPLGRAIYLIGSNEKASRFSGINTQKSLVYVYIISSILCWLAAIIMMAKFNSAKAGYGESYLLVAILASVLGGINPDGGFGRIIGIFLALLVLQALESGLNLLGVSSYLTMALWGGILIVFIALQKYKS from the coding sequence ATGAACACTTTAAAACTGCCAACGGACCGTAATATTCGTTATCTACTGATGATCTTGGCGGCCATTATGGCACTGATGGCCTTTAGTCTGGGAGGGACCTTTTTCTCACTGACTAACCTGCAGTCCATGTCATCGCAATTGCCGTTGCTGGGTATTTTTGCCTTAGCGATGGCGGTATGCATGCTGACTGGTGGTATTAATCTCTCTATTATTGCCACCACCAATGCCTGCTCTTTGGTAATGGCCAGTATCATCACCCTAGCGCCTGACAGTAGTTTGATGTTAATGGCGGCGCTGGCTGCGGGTCTTGTCACGGCGGTGATAGTCGGTCTGGCAAACGGGTTTTTAATTGCCTATATCGGCGTGTCGCCTATTTTGGCCACTTTAGGCATGATGACCTTTATCAATGGCCTAAATGTATTGGTGTCTGGTGGCAGCGTGATCTCAGGTTTTCCCGATGCGTTACTACTCTTGGGTAATGGCGATATTTTAGGCGTGCCGATGCCGCTGATATTCTTCGCTCTGTTCGCTATTGGGCTGTGGGTGATCCTTGAGCACACGCCGCTTGGACGTGCGATTTACCTGATTGGATCCAACGAAAAGGCCAGCCGTTTCTCAGGCATTAACACTCAGAAATCTCTGGTGTATGTCTATATCATCTCATCGATTTTATGTTGGCTTGCCGCCATTATTATGATGGCGAAATTCAACTCGGCTAAAGCCGGTTATGGCGAGTCCTATCTCTTGGTTGCTATCTTGGCTTCTGTGCTGGGAGGGATTAACCCAGATGGTGGATTCGGCCGCATTATCGGTATCTTCTTAGCGTTATTGGTATTACAGGCGCTGGAAAGTGGATTGAACTTACTTGGGGTGAGCAGTTATCTCACTATGGCGCTGTGGGGCGGCATTCTCATTGTTTTCATTGCCCTACAAAAGTACAAATCATAG
- a CDS encoding ABC transporter permease, producing MLSLHKDSFYSLFKQHEFYLSLLIALLILGLSVATEDFMTLGNIFDMTVSSAILGIMACGLFVVLIAGGIDISFPAIAAIGQYLMATFVLANGGNFAIAFAIAALTGIALGMVNAVLVYKLKAPAIIITIAMLNVYFGLLIYFSNGEWLYGFPDWFMDGVEVLRFTASDGYDYGLNLPMMTLLAVIALTSILMNKTRIGRQIYAMGGNSDAASRIGINGFGLNLFVYGYMGAMAGIAAVVQTQITQSVAPNSLMGFELTVLAAVVLGGTSMSGGKGTLLGVILGVVLLAVLKNGLTLLGVPSYWHTVVTGLIILISISMTALNEKQQAKQVA from the coding sequence ATGCTTAGTCTGCACAAAGATTCTTTCTACTCCCTGTTTAAGCAGCATGAGTTTTATTTAAGCTTATTAATCGCCTTGTTGATCCTAGGTTTATCTGTGGCCACAGAAGACTTTATGACACTGGGCAATATCTTCGATATGACGGTCAGCTCGGCAATTCTTGGCATCATGGCCTGTGGCCTGTTTGTGGTATTAATTGCTGGCGGTATCGATATCTCTTTCCCTGCCATCGCCGCCATTGGGCAATACCTTATGGCCACTTTTGTGCTTGCAAACGGCGGTAATTTTGCCATCGCTTTTGCCATAGCAGCACTGACGGGTATCGCCCTAGGCATGGTCAATGCGGTGTTGGTATATAAACTAAAAGCTCCAGCGATTATCATCACCATCGCCATGCTCAACGTCTATTTTGGTCTACTTATCTATTTCAGTAATGGTGAGTGGCTATACGGCTTTCCCGATTGGTTTATGGATGGCGTCGAGGTACTGCGTTTCACTGCCAGCGATGGCTATGACTATGGCCTGAACTTACCCATGATGACCCTATTGGCCGTTATCGCATTGACCTCCATATTGATGAATAAAACCCGTATCGGTCGGCAAATTTACGCCATGGGTGGCAATAGCGACGCAGCCAGCCGTATCGGTATCAATGGCTTTGGTCTTAACCTGTTTGTTTACGGTTATATGGGCGCGATGGCGGGTATTGCCGCCGTGGTGCAAACTCAAATTACTCAGTCGGTAGCGCCGAACTCGTTAATGGGCTTTGAGCTGACTGTACTCGCCGCGGTAGTTTTGGGAGGCACGAGTATGAGTGGTGGTAAAGGCACTTTACTCGGGGTCATTCTCGGTGTCGTACTGTTGGCGGTTCTCAAAAATGGTCTAACTCTACTGGGTGTGCCCTCATATTGGCATACGGTCGTCACTGGCCTGATTATTCTTATCAGCATTAGCATGACGGCGCTGAACGAAAAACAACAAGCTAAGCAGGTGGCCTGA